TTGATATCCAGCTCTTTTTCATTGGTTGGCGCGAAGCTGGCGTGGCCTCCTTCGGTGGGGATGATTCGCCAGTTGTTTTGGCTAGGCACTAGCGCGGCCATGCCAAAGCCCGTACCTGGCCCCATCACCACAATCGGTGCATCGGCACTGGATTTATGCGAGTCATATAATGTGATGAGTTCATCGTCTTCGAGAAAGGGAACTGCATAGGCAAGTGATGCAAAATCGTTGATCACATGCAGTGTTTTCATGCCCAGTTGATCGCGCAAGCCATCAATTGAAAACTTCCAATTAAGGTTGGTCATCGATGCTTGGCCATTTTCGATTGGACCGGCAATCGCGAGGCATGCATAGGCTGGAATTTCAATGCCAAACTCGCTACAGCAAGCTTTGATCATTGTTGCCATGTCTGGATAGTTGGCACATTTAAGTGTAATTTGGCGTTCTGCTGTGTAATTGACCTTGCCATTTGCGCGATTCTTGTCTGCATCAAACTCGACCAAACCGAAACGACCGTTAGTGCCTCCGATATCAGCAACCAGTAACAGGTTCATGAGACTCCTCAACTTCTTTTACATAAGAAGATTAGATTGTTATAGATGGTGTGTTAGGACCGTAGTAATTCTTGAGCGCGGGAGAATAACACTAAACGCAATTGGCGGAAATTCACTTTTGGGCGAGAGCCCCCAAATGCCTGCAATACGGCAGTAGGGAGAGTGTAATCGTGTTTAGTTAGGTTAATTTACATCATTTATAGATGATAAATGGTATTTATGTTGTCGCTTATTAGCTTTCTTTGTATTTTGTTGACAGCGCTGTCATTAATGGGTAGCGTTCTCGCTGATTACTCTTTATTACATATATGTCGTTCCGGAGGTTGCACAAGTGCAGTGGCCCAGTATCACTAGCAAGGTTAAAAAAGATCCTGTTCTCGAGGCAAAGATTGATCACATTCTTGGTGATATGAGCCTAGAAGAGAAAATAGGGCAAATGATTCAGCCGGAAATCAGGCATTTAACACCGCAGGATGTGAAGGATTTTCACATAGGTTCAGTATTGAATGGTGGTGGCTCAGTACCAAATGGAAATCGTTACTCAAAAGCAGCTGATTGGTTGGCAATCGCAGATGCCTATTATCAAGCGTCTATGGATGATAGCGATGGCTATCTAGCGATTCCGATTATGTGGGGAACGGACGCAGTACACGGTGTTGGCAATATTGTTGGTGCGACTTTGTTTCCCCATAACATTGCACTGGGGGCAGCGCGCAACCCGGAATTGATTAAGCAAATCGGCAATATCACCGCAACAGAAATTGCGGTAACTGGCCTGGATTGGGATTTTTCGCCTACCGTAGCAGTCGCTCGTGATGATCGCTGGGGGCGCACTTATGAGTCCTATTCAGAGCATCCTGAGTTGGTGCGTGACTACGCTGGGATGATGGTGGAAGGGCTGCAAGGCGAGGCTGGTGATTCCGGCTTTCTGTCGAGCTACAAGGTCCTCTCTACTGCAAAACATTTTATTGCTGACGGCGGTACCCATAACGGAATTGATCGTGGTGATTGCCTTGCTGACGAAGAGACTTTGTATCGCATACATGCGGCAGGGTATTACAGTGCAATAGAGGCCGGTGTCCAGTCG
The nucleotide sequence above comes from Cellvibrio sp. PSBB023. Encoded proteins:
- the glk gene encoding glucokinase; amino-acid sequence: MNLLLVADIGGTNGRFGLVEFDADKNRANGKVNYTAERQITLKCANYPDMATMIKACCSEFGIEIPAYACLAIAGPIENGQASMTNLNWKFSIDGLRDQLGMKTLHVINDFASLAYAVPFLEDDELITLYDSHKSSADAPIVVMGPGTGFGMAALVPSQNNWRIIPTEGGHASFAPTNEKELDIKAFLLKEQNHVSVENILSGGGLVTLYRALAHNEGVEAQPYTPADVSTKGIANQDPLCREAVLTFCDVLGEVAGDKALSLGAKGGVVIGGGITPKLVDLLPESHFLERYKNKGPMTGYVSDISIRLIVNDKAALVGSAAWLINNTESLK